The genomic window CGCGTCGGACAGGGGAGTGGCACCGAGATCAGCTGCGATGACATGGGCTTCGCGCAGCGCCGTGTGCGCCGCGGGCCGGTTGCCCACCGCCAGTTCGGCTTCGGCGCAGTAGCGCAGGCTGAGCGCCAGCTCGTACGGCTGTCGCAGTGCGCGCCACGCGGATACGGCGTCGTGCCACCCGGCGGGACCGTCGGTGCTGGTAGCGGCGAAGACGGCGCGATTGGCCGTGTCCACAGCGGTGGTCACCGGCAGGGAAGCGACGAGCTTGTCGAGGTCCATGGGTATTTCCGCGAGACGGGCAGCGAGGACGAGCAGCGGCCACACCTCGTGGTGGTGCGCGTCCAGATCCTCAGCCGCCAGCGCCGCCACGGCGATGTCGGCCGCGCGCTGCGGCTGGTCCAAGGCGATAGCGCACTGCACGGTGCGCAGTTGGAGCTGGTACTGCCGCGCCCACGGCCCGTCGCTCACCAGCTCGGCCGCGCCATCCGCACTGGTCCTCGCCGCAGTGGAATCACCCTGGGCCAGTACAATTCTGGCGTGCGTTAGCAGCAGGGCGGCCCTGCTCAAGGGTGGCAGCTGCTCGGTGAGTGATTCATCGATGAGGTCGAGCGCTTCCGGCCACCGGCCGAGCGCGGTCAATGCCTGCGCCCATTTGACCAGCAGGATAGGGGCGGCTTCGACGAAGCGGAACGTTTCGTGAGCCGCGCGGAGCCCCTGCTGGATCGCCGCGATAGCCGCGACATGATCACCCGCCGCGACGAGCACCGCCGACTCCCACAGCGCCACGGTGACCATCGTTTGCGGGTCAGCGGCGACCGTGGCGGCAGCGTGTGCCTTCTCGAAATAAGCTATGGCGGTATCGGATCGGGCCGCGGTAGCCAGGCCGAGATAGGCGTAGGCGCGGGCGGCCATGGCCATGGCCCCGACCTGCTCGGCCACCTCGACGGCGGCCAGCGCGTCGCGTTCGGCCGCTGCCGCGTCACCGCCGAAGACGCGGGCGGCGGCGAGTTCGGCAAGCACCTCGCCCCGCAACACGGTCGGCGGGTCCGCGGGCAGCAATGCCAACGCGTGCAGCAGATCGTCGTCACCCCCGTTGCTGCTGTGGTTCTTCAGCCCGGCTCGGTAGTAGAACAGACGCGCCGCGCGCTGCGGTGCGCTGCCGATATCGATCAGCAGCAACGCCTCATCCGCCGCCGTGATGCCCTGCTCGACGATGCCGCCCTGGTAGCACGCCTCTACTACCTGCTCGAGCACGTCGAGACGTTCGGTGGTTATCCGAGCCGCCGCATCCGGTACCCGATCCCAGAGTTCGAGCACGCGATCGAGGTGACGCAGCCGTTCACGGTGCGCTCCAACGGCTTCCGCGGTCGCGGCGGCGCTCCAGGACGCCGCCAAGGCCAGCGGCAGATCGCCTGCGGCGTGGGCGTGATAGGCCAGCTCGCCCGTGTGCTGGGCATCAGGCGACGTGCGCAGTGCCTGGGAAAGCTTGGCGTGCAGTCGCTTCCGCTCGATCGGCAACAGGTGATCGTATACGGCGTCGCGAATCAGGATGTGCCGGAACTCGTATCCGGTGTCGTGTACGACGAGCACCTGCTGATCGATCAGCTGACGCAGCGCGTGGTGCAGCCTGTCCTCGTCGAGTTCGGTGGCCGAGTCGAGCAACGCGTGCCGCACCGGCGATCCCGCGACCGCGGCGAGCCGGAGCAGTGCCTTCGTCTCCGGCGGTAACCCGGTCAGGTAACCGAGTAGCAGCTCGGACAGATCGGCCGGGGTCTCGTCGGGCGAGCTGCTGAGCGCCTCGACGAACAGCGGAATCCCTTTGCTGCGTTCGAAGATTCGCGCGATCGTCCCGGGCTCGGGTTCGCGCCCGAACAGTGCGGCGAGTTGCCTGCCCACCTCGTGCCGGGTCAGCGGCTGCGGAACCACCAATCGCACACCGGGGTCGCGGCGCAGGCCCGCGACGAGGCTGCGCATCGCCGCGGAATCGGCTGGGCGGTAGGTGCCGACCAGCAGCAGGTCGCACTGCGCCGTGTTGGCCACCAGAAAGGCGAGCAGTTCACGGCTCGAGTCATCGGCCCAGTGCAGGTCCTCCAGCACCACGACCACCGGCTGTCGCACCGCGAGCTGTTCGAGCACGGTAAGGATCTCGCCGAACAACCGGATCCGATCGGTGTCCGGCTCCGCCGAACCCGCGTGCGCCGCCAGCTCGGGCAGCCACCGTGACAACGCCGGACGGCTGACCGGAAGCAGTGTGGCCACCCGGTCCACCCCGAGCTGCCGCACCAGCGCCCGCATGACCGAGACGAACGGTGCGAACGGCACACCGTCGTTGCCGAATTCGGGACACCGACCGAGCAGGATCACCGTGTCCGCGCTGAGCCGCGTGGTGAACTCGGCGACGAGCCGGGACTTGCCGAGCCCGGCCTCACCGGCGATCAGCACCGTGTGCACCGCCGGATCCTGGTAGGCGTCCCGCAGCGCCGATACTTCCGCGGCCCGCCCGACAAAGGGACCACAGACGGGAAGGCTCACCACTCCGCGATCATGCCCGGACCGGACGGTTCACGCCAGTCCATGCACCGGGCGCATAAAGCACAGGCTCGTGCGGAAAGACCACAGGCTCGTGCGTAAAGACACAGGGTCGAGCGTAAAGACACAGCGTCGTGCGTAAAGACGTAGTTCTGCCCGAGATAACGAATTCTCGTGATTCGCCGACCCC from Nocardia iowensis includes these protein-coding regions:
- a CDS encoding ATP-binding protein — its product is MVSLPVCGPFVGRAAEVSALRDAYQDPAVHTVLIAGEAGLGKSRLVAEFTTRLSADTVILLGRCPEFGNDGVPFAPFVSVMRALVRQLGVDRVATLLPVSRPALSRWLPELAAHAGSAEPDTDRIRLFGEILTVLEQLAVRQPVVVVLEDLHWADDSSRELLAFLVANTAQCDLLLVGTYRPADSAAMRSLVAGLRRDPGVRLVVPQPLTRHEVGRQLAALFGREPEPGTIARIFERSKGIPLFVEALSSSPDETPADLSELLLGYLTGLPPETKALLRLAAVAGSPVRHALLDSATELDEDRLHHALRQLIDQQVLVVHDTGYEFRHILIRDAVYDHLLPIERKRLHAKLSQALRTSPDAQHTGELAYHAHAAGDLPLALAASWSAAATAEAVGAHRERLRHLDRVLELWDRVPDAAARITTERLDVLEQVVEACYQGGIVEQGITAADEALLLIDIGSAPQRAARLFYYRAGLKNHSSNGGDDDLLHALALLPADPPTVLRGEVLAELAAARVFGGDAAAAERDALAAVEVAEQVGAMAMAARAYAYLGLATAARSDTAIAYFEKAHAAATVAADPQTMVTVALWESAVLVAAGDHVAAIAAIQQGLRAAHETFRFVEAAPILLVKWAQALTALGRWPEALDLIDESLTEQLPPLSRAALLLTHARIVLAQGDSTAARTSADGAAELVSDGPWARQYQLQLRTVQCAIALDQPQRAADIAVAALAAEDLDAHHHEVWPLLVLAARLAEIPMDLDKLVASLPVTTAVDTANRAVFAATSTDGPAGWHDAVSAWRALRQPYELALSLRYCAEAELAVGNRPAAHTALREAHVIAADLGATPLSDAVRRIADRAGLSLSGAAPEPNAVRPTTFGLTPRELDVLRLVAKGLSNRQIAAELFISGNTAGVHVSRILTKLGVATRTEAAAAAHTHRLLETDR